From Syntrophus gentianae, one genomic window encodes:
- the rpsO gene encoding 30S ribosomal protein S15: MLSSDQRESIIGNYQLHEKDTGSPEVQIALLSARIEYLTNHFKIHKKDHHSRRGLLKLVGQRRRLLDYLKNKNIERYRQVILRLGLRK, translated from the coding sequence GTGTTAAGTTCTGATCAAAGAGAAAGCATTATTGGAAATTATCAGTTGCACGAGAAGGATACGGGATCTCCCGAAGTCCAGATTGCGCTTCTGAGTGCCAGGATCGAATACCTGACGAATCATTTCAAGATCCATAAAAAGGATCATCATTCCCGTCGGGGGCTGCTGAAGCTCGTTGGCCAGCGGAGGCGGCTTCTGGACTATCTGAAAAATAAGAATATTGAGCGGTACAGGCAAGTTATTTTGCGTCTTGGCTTAAGAAAATAA
- a CDS encoding polyribonucleotide nucleotidyltransferase, translating into MSTIFSAEFAGRNISVKTGYVAGQADGAVLVTYGDTVVMVTAVSLKTAREGVDFLPLTVDYQEMTYAAGKIPGGFFKREGRPNEREVLTSRVIDRSIRPLFPKGYCYETQLVATLLSVDNENDSDVAALLGASTALEISDIPFKGPIAGVRVGRLEDRFVCNPTTEEQERSDLNLFLVGRKVVPGTDGRPFDVSLVMLEGNAQEVEEEHVISAIEFGLESMRPVMELQDQICAAIGKSKRAFTALEIDDALMAEVSEKAAAKMGEAYRMPRKLDRHAVLDEIREGVIKSIASEDPGLRGRAATALEALERRILRDMIVKERQRIDGRSYTDIRTISAEVGILPRAHGSGLFNRGETQSLAALTLGTSSDEQRLDYVAGEETRSFILHYNFPPYCVGEAKSLRSPGRREIGHGNLARKALMPVLPSQEEFPYTIRIVSEILSSNGSSSMATVCGGLLCLMDGGVPVKGVVAGIAMGLLKEGDQVVILSDILGDEDHSGDMDFKVCGTKKGITAMQMDIKIDGINRDILTRALAQAREGRLFIIEKIQATIAEPRKDISIYAPRITTVKVRPEKVRSVIGTGGKNIRQIVSETGVTIDVEDDGTVTIASSDMEASARAIAMVRWLTEDAEVGKIYRGTVKKVVDFGAFVEILPGTEGLLHISQLAKERVNKVTDIVNEGDEVIVKVLEVDKQGKIRLSRKDALGAEV; encoded by the coding sequence ATGAGTACAATATTCAGTGCGGAATTCGCCGGAAGAAATATTTCCGTAAAAACAGGTTACGTTGCGGGCCAGGCAGACGGCGCTGTCCTGGTGACTTATGGAGACACCGTTGTGATGGTGACGGCGGTTTCTCTGAAGACGGCCCGGGAGGGGGTGGACTTTCTGCCCCTGACGGTGGATTATCAGGAAATGACCTACGCCGCGGGTAAAATACCCGGCGGATTTTTCAAGCGGGAAGGCCGACCCAATGAACGGGAGGTTTTGACGTCGCGGGTCATCGATCGTTCCATTCGTCCGTTGTTTCCCAAGGGGTACTGCTATGAAACCCAACTCGTAGCCACCCTTCTTTCCGTCGATAACGAAAACGACTCGGATGTCGCGGCCCTCCTGGGTGCATCGACGGCCCTGGAAATATCCGATATCCCCTTTAAGGGACCGATAGCCGGCGTCCGGGTGGGACGGCTGGAAGACCGGTTTGTCTGCAACCCCACGACGGAGGAACAGGAACGGAGTGATCTGAACCTTTTTCTTGTCGGCAGGAAGGTCGTACCGGGGACGGACGGTCGGCCCTTTGATGTCAGTCTGGTGATGTTGGAGGGGAATGCCCAGGAAGTCGAGGAGGAACACGTTATTTCCGCCATCGAGTTCGGTCTGGAATCGATGCGGCCCGTCATGGAATTGCAGGATCAGATCTGTGCGGCGATCGGCAAATCCAAGCGGGCTTTTACGGCTCTCGAAATAGATGATGCGTTGATGGCTGAAGTTTCTGAAAAAGCGGCTGCGAAGATGGGCGAAGCCTATCGGATGCCGAGAAAGCTGGATCGGCATGCCGTCCTGGACGAGATTCGGGAAGGGGTGATCAAGAGCATTGCCTCGGAAGATCCGGGATTGCGCGGCCGGGCGGCAACGGCTCTGGAAGCTTTAGAGAGGCGCATTCTCCGGGATATGATCGTCAAGGAGCGGCAACGGATTGACGGTCGATCCTATACGGACATCCGAACCATCAGCGCAGAAGTCGGGATTCTTCCCCGGGCGCACGGCTCGGGTCTTTTTAACCGTGGAGAAACCCAGTCCCTTGCTGCGCTTACGCTGGGTACGTCGTCAGATGAGCAGCGTCTGGACTATGTGGCGGGAGAAGAAACGCGTTCCTTCATCCTGCATTACAATTTCCCCCCCTATTGTGTCGGGGAGGCCAAGTCGTTGCGGAGTCCCGGCCGACGGGAGATCGGGCACGGCAATCTGGCCAGAAAGGCCCTGATGCCGGTACTTCCTTCCCAGGAAGAATTCCCTTATACGATCCGGATTGTTTCCGAGATCCTTTCCTCTAACGGGTCTTCATCCATGGCCACGGTCTGTGGTGGCCTTCTCTGCCTCATGGATGGCGGTGTCCCCGTTAAGGGTGTGGTGGCGGGAATTGCCATGGGGCTGCTCAAGGAGGGGGATCAGGTGGTCATCCTTTCCGATATCCTGGGTGATGAAGATCATTCCGGGGATATGGATTTCAAGGTTTGCGGGACCAAGAAGGGCATTACGGCCATGCAGATGGATATCAAGATTGACGGAATCAATCGGGATATCCTTACAAGGGCCCTTGCTCAGGCACGGGAAGGGCGGCTCTTTATTATCGAAAAGATTCAGGCGACAATTGCCGAACCGAGGAAAGACATATCCATTTATGCCCCCCGGATCACCACGGTGAAAGTCCGCCCGGAAAAGGTCCGTTCCGTGATCGGCACGGGAGGAAAGAATATCCGCCAGATCGTCAGCGAGACCGGAGTGACCATCGATGTCGAAGATGACGGTACCGTAACGATTGCCTCCAGTGATATGGAAGCATCGGCCCGGGCCATCGCAATGGTCCGCTGGTTGACGGAAGATGCGGAAGTCGGTAAAATATACCGTGGAACCGTTAAAAAAGTTGTTGATTTTGGAGCCTTTGTTGAGATATTGCCAGGAACTGAGGGCTTGCTCCATATTTCCCAACTGGCGAAGGAACGGGTCAATAAGGTGACGGATATTGTCAACGAAGGAGATGAAGTCATCGTCAAGGTCCTGGAAGTGGACAAA